The sequence ATGTTGCCCTTGATTTCGATCTGTCTGTCGTGAACGTTTATTTCCATGCGCATTCTCCGCGGATTGTTTTATAGATTCTAACTTTATTCCCTTTTTCATTAAAGTAAATATCATCCACTGCCGAGGTCACCATTTTTATTCCGTTTCCGCCGAAGAAGGATTTTTTCAGTCTGCGTTTTTTACGGAAATCAAAACCGCGTCCGTTGTCGCTGATTTCAGCGCAGAAAACAAGTGAACCGCCTCTGTTCTCCACACGTGTTCTTACTTTTATGAATTTATCCGGTGCGGGCTTCGCCTTTTTGAGACACTCGTCGTACACTCCTTCCGTTATGAGCCTTGTCTTCTCCTCAAGTTCAATCTCAAGGCAGCCGTGCTCAAAAGCGTTCATTACAAGCTCGGTTAGAACACCCGTCATAGACGCTGCGTCATCGTCCGAGAGCCCGCTTCTCTTAAGAGTCTCCTCCACGCTGTTAATATAGATCATAACATCATGGAAGCCGGGATACACTGATCTTTCCTCCGCATAGCCCCCGACGGAGGAATTGATGTATATAAACGTTATATCGTCCTCATAGTCGGTAACCGTACTCTCCAGAAATGTACGCATGTGCATAAAGGGCGGGTTGTCCTTTATGAGATCATACAGCATTTCCTTGTGTTCCGCAGTGCTTATGAATGTATTTTCCAGAAGTCCGTCAGTGAAAACAGCCAGAGAGAGCATCCCTGTTATGTTTTCTCTGCCTATATTGAAGCTTTCCGTGGAGGACATGAGAGGCGGGTTGTTGCTTTTTATTTTGCGCAGCCCCTCGGGCATGGAAAAGGAAAGGGAGGGTACGGAGAAGAGGGCGTATTCCATCTCCTCAAACCCTTCGCTTATGCGGAGAAAGGCGCAGCTTACGATCTCCTCCTCAAGGAGAACCTTCCTGATGTACTCAAGATACCTGCCAATGAGGGTGGAGAGACCGGAGCCTTTGCGTTCGTTAAAGCGGTCTATTATGTGGTTAATGAAGGCTATGCTCATGAAGGTGGTTACGGAGGCTGAGATTCCTTTGCCCATGGAATCAATGAGGAAAACGAATATGCTTCCGTCGGAGAGTCTTCTGATCGAATATCCGTCGCCGCTGAGGGTGTCCAGCGGCTTGTAGAAGGTATTTATGAAGTACGGCTTGCCGGCGTTTTCCTGCATCATGCCCTGAAAGTCGTTTTTGATCAGGTTCAGCTGTTTTTCAAAGGCGTTCTTTTCCTGAA is a genomic window of Geovibrio thiophilus containing:
- a CDS encoding response regulator translates to MTLGGLLGKLNVLVVEDNSVNRRTMELVLEPMVGRVFTAADGIEGLELFRRREIDVVFTDHDMPQMTGLELAREILEEKPDTPVVLVTGHNESDVVISALNSGITHFLPKPITRKTIRRALEDSFQKVLVKKLENESRRKDIELLRFQERYHSLQEKNAFEKQLNLIKNDFQGMMQENAGKPYFINTFYKPLDTLSGDGYSIRRLSDGSIFVFLIDSMGKGISASVTTFMSIAFINHIIDRFNERKGSGLSTLIGRYLEYIRKVLLEEEIVSCAFLRISEGFEEMEYALFSVPSLSFSMPEGLRKIKSNNPPLMSSTESFNIGRENITGMLSLAVFTDGLLENTFISTAEHKEMLYDLIKDNPPFMHMRTFLESTVTDYEDDITFIYINSSVGGYAEERSVYPGFHDVMIYINSVEETLKRSGLSDDDAASMTGVLTELVMNAFEHGCLEIELEEKTRLITEGVYDECLKKAKPAPDKFIKVRTRVENRGGSLVFCAEISDNGRGFDFRKKRRLKKSFFGGNGIKMVTSAVDDIYFNEKGNKVRIYKTIRGECAWK